Below is a window of Desulfovermiculus halophilus DSM 18834 DNA.
GCTCTTTTTGAACGAGGAAGGCAGCCTTTTGACCCTGGAGATCCAGAATGTGTACGAGACGGAACACGGAGAGATCACCCTGGAGGGTCCCAATCCGGAACTGCAGACCGGAAGCTATCAGTTCGAAGGCAAATCCTTCCTGTTGCGCCGGAAGCAGAAAGAGGAAGAAGAGCTGATCACCCTGCTCCAGGACATGAACTTCCAGCCCAGAAACAACGCCATGTGGTTTCTGGAGCCGGAAGAGGCCATCAACTTCCTCCTGGACACCTATCCGGAGCTGGTCAAGACCTACCGGGTCTATGGGGAAAAGAACCTGGGCAGGTACAAGGTCCGGCATGCCAATCCCAAGGTCGTGGCCAACGTGGAGCAGGAAGAGGAAGACAGCAACTGGTTCGATCTGGACCTGACGGTGGAGTACGACGACGTCAAGGTGCCCATCGACCAGATCTGGAAGGCCTGGACCCAGGGTAAGCGCTATGTCCAACTCAAGGACGGAACCTATACCAGCCTGCCCGAATCCTGGCTGAAGGAGCTCAGCCACAAGCTCCGGGCCATGGGCTTGGATCCGGAAAAGCCGCCGAAAAAGGCCTTCCAGAAATACGAGGCCCCGGTCCTGGACAAGATCCTGGAAGATCTCCCCGAGGCCCAGACCGACTCATTCTGGAACAACCTGAAGGAAAAAATCCACGATTTTCAGGAGATCAGGCAAGTCGATCCCCCGCAGAAGCTGGATGCCGAGCTCCGCCCCTATCAGCTGCAGGGATTGAGCTTTCTGAACTTTCTGTACGAGTATGGATTCGGGGGAATCCTGGCCGATGAGATGGGCCTGGGCAAGACCCTGCAGACCCTGGCCATGCTCCAGTATCTGCATGAGAACGGGGTCCCCGGACCGCACCTGGTTATTGTTCCCACCTCTGTATTGCCCAACTGGCAGCGGGAAACCCAGAAGTTCATCCCGTCCATGAAGCAGCTGCTCATTTACGGGGCCAGGCGGGAAGGCCTGTTCAAGGAAATCCCCAAGAGCGATTTGGTTTTGACCACCTACGCTCTCTTGCGCCGGGATCTCGAGGATCTGAACAAGTATGAATACACCTCAGTGATTCTGGACGAAGCCCAGAACATCAAGAACCCGAATACAATCACCGCCAGATCGGTGCGCAAGCTGCGAACCAAGTTCAAGGTCTGCCTCTCAGGCACGCCCATCGAAAACAATCTCTTGGAGCTCTGGTCCCTGTTCGAGTTCTTGATGCCCGGCTTTCTGGGGTCCCAGAACGCCTTCCAAAAAGGGTTTGTCAAACCGATTAAGGACGGGGACACGGAGAGCATGGACTATCTGCGCTCCAGGGTCAGACCGTTTATCATGCGCCGGACCAAGAACGACGTGGCCAAGGATCTGCCGCCCAAGGTGGAATCCGTGTACTTTTCAGCCCTGGTGGACGAACAGAAGGAGCTGTACGCCTCGCTGGCCAAGCGGCTCAAGGAGCAGGTCCTGCAGAAGGTGGAGGAAAAAGGCATGGCCCAGAGTCAGATGTCCATTCTCGACGCCCTGCTCAAGCTCCGTCAGATCTGCTGCCATCCCAGGCTGCTCAAGCTGGACATCCCCGGGGTGAACACCAATCTGCCCTCAGGCAAGTTCGAGGCCTTCAAGGACTTGGTCAGCGGAATCATCGAGGACGGGCACAAGGTCCTGGTCTTCTCTCAGTTCGTGCAGATGCTGCATATTATCCGCTCCTGGCTGAACATGAACAAGGTGCCGTATGCCTATCTGGACGGGGCGAGCAAGGACCGGTTCGATCAGGTGGACAAGTTCAACAACGATCCGGATGTCCCCATCTTCCTGATCTCCTTAAAGGCCGGAGGGACGGGTCTGAATCTGACCGCAGCCGATTACGTGATCCACTACGATCCGTGGTGGAATCCGGCGGTTGAGGATCAGGCCACAGACCGCACCCATCGAATCGGACAGACCAGAAAAGTGTTTTCCTACAAGATGATCTGCGAGAACAGTGTGGAGGAAAAGATCCTCAAGCTGCAGGAGCAGAAGAAAGGAGTGGCCGACGCCATCATCCCCGGGCAGGACCAATGGAAGTCCTTGACCCGGGATGATCTGGAAATGCTCTTTGAGATCTAGACCAGGGCGCGGCGATATCAGCGGGCCGGGGCAGGATTCGTGGAGGGCGATGCTGCCCGGGCGCACCCGTTATCCCGCTGTGCTCTCAGGCCCCGGCCAGAGCATGGCGGGGTTTTAGAACGGCGCTTCGTCGATGGCTCCGGCCTCGGACGGAAAAGCCGGTCCGAGATTGTCCTGAAACGGGTCCGGCCCTTCCTGCTGGCCCTGGTGGCTGGATTGGGACTGCGCGTTCCGGGATGACTGCCCCCCCTGATTGGACGAGCCCTGATCCCCGAGGAAAACCACTCGAAAGGCCCGGATTTCCGTCGT
It encodes the following:
- a CDS encoding DEAD/DEAH box helicase — encoded protein: MPTSEENTVKTITDTFLQENIPEYILENARSILANEGVQKLDLKKRENYWDIEGRIQSDDFQVYNPEIGINLNEESVNFFCNCPDSFTGVCPHVGATMLKILATLQNGGQEPTPRPRTDWRHTFRPFFATVPEPEPGNNYLIFRFFPEPERLQVAFFRARQNKSGLSKVQNPISLEQLIHNPDWSETCPSLPAIAHQIGQYLDYEGHRVDVPPGLINWFLWAVKDEPYLFWEETDQPVRVESHSMRMLLKPQISEHGLSFDILLGQEDKVPFSISEQEVYFYGQIPLWLLWKKTFYPVLTSLNSELLQELIHQPPIVPHSELSEFLDRVWTKIPGSNLYGQEEFLERMEPIFVPAAYNPKLFLNEEGSLLTLEIQNVYETEHGEITLEGPNPELQTGSYQFEGKSFLLRRKQKEEEELITLLQDMNFQPRNNAMWFLEPEEAINFLLDTYPELVKTYRVYGEKNLGRYKVRHANPKVVANVEQEEEDSNWFDLDLTVEYDDVKVPIDQIWKAWTQGKRYVQLKDGTYTSLPESWLKELSHKLRAMGLDPEKPPKKAFQKYEAPVLDKILEDLPEAQTDSFWNNLKEKIHDFQEIRQVDPPQKLDAELRPYQLQGLSFLNFLYEYGFGGILADEMGLGKTLQTLAMLQYLHENGVPGPHLVIVPTSVLPNWQRETQKFIPSMKQLLIYGARREGLFKEIPKSDLVLTTYALLRRDLEDLNKYEYTSVILDEAQNIKNPNTITARSVRKLRTKFKVCLSGTPIENNLLELWSLFEFLMPGFLGSQNAFQKGFVKPIKDGDTESMDYLRSRVRPFIMRRTKNDVAKDLPPKVESVYFSALVDEQKELYASLAKRLKEQVLQKVEEKGMAQSQMSILDALLKLRQICCHPRLLKLDIPGVNTNLPSGKFEAFKDLVSGIIEDGHKVLVFSQFVQMLHIIRSWLNMNKVPYAYLDGASKDRFDQVDKFNNDPDVPIFLISLKAGGTGLNLTAADYVIHYDPWWNPAVEDQATDRTHRIGQTRKVFSYKMICENSVEEKILKLQEQKKGVADAIIPGQDQWKSLTRDDLEMLFEI